The region CATTGCGATGTTCTCATTCAACCTGACATAGGAAATATATCTCCAAGTTCATTTGAGAGTATGGATGAATGCTTATTGGCTGGAGAACTGGCAACGGAAACGGTTATTCCCGAAATAAAAAAGATTTTGGTTAGTCGGCAATATATAGAGGAGAAGTCTGATAATCCAGGCCGCCTATCCTCCATTGGCAGTTAGGCGATCCGAGAACATAGACGTCTGTGGCGGCAACATCATAGGACAACATATCTTTTAGCAGCGGCAGATTTTCTTGATACCGTTCTTTACTTGTAAGATGCTGAGAAAATTTTGTAATTATCGGTACAGTTGAACGTTTATTAATCGCTTTAAGCAACAAACGTCCATTTTGGTTAAATGCCAGTATCCGGGCATAGAGCGGGCCTGTCTGGTCAAAGTGCGCAAGTTTGGTTTTGGTTGTTCCCAAAAGCGCGTGAACTAGGATGCGCTGAAGGCGGGTCACTGTATAACGTTTGCTCTTAATAATTGATAACAACTCGCTAGCGGTGGCTGCTTTCAAAGCGGCATCGCTTATTTTATTATGTAGCCCTTCGGTGACATCAGGTAAATCAGCCAGCTCAGACGGACGCATGGTTCTAAGTTTTGCTAAAATAATATTACTAAAAGCGTCCAGTGTCACCGGAGCCCGTCCTGCGGAAATAAGCTTATTGATTTGGTGAGCGCAGACTGGTGGAACAGACTGATAGGCCTTACCGTCAGGAATAAGCAAACCATCTTTTATAATTGCCGTCCTCACAGCAGTAGCGCTGGCAATAGTTGAAGTGATGGAAGTGTCATGATAATTTGCCGAGCAGCGCTCTATGGGGAGTGGCACGAGGTGTGGGGCGTAAGCGGCAATGGCTCGCAAATATTCAATTGCCAATATGTTATTGGGTTTGCGGATTACAGCGGAATCAATCTCTGCTTCTGCATGCAGAGCCATGGCTAGGCTGGCGGCATAGGTTTTACCTGTTTTCATGTTCTGACGTAAGGAGTCGATAGTATTGCCTGTGGCTAATGCTTTTGCTGCAGCGGTGAGTACACTTAAATCGGCTGTTTCAGCGCCAAAGCAGACATAATTAACCACGCCCAGACGGCTCAGTAACTGTATTCCGCC is a window of Sporomusaceae bacterium ACPt DNA encoding:
- the tmcAL gene encoding tRNA(Met) cytidine acetate ligase: MKSVGMIVEYNPFHNGHLHHLNKARRISGAQFTIGIMSGNFVQRGEPAIADKWSRAALAVKAGVDLILELPAVFTVRSAQYFATGGIQLLSRLGVVNYVCFGAETADLSVLTAAAKALATGNTIDSLRQNMKTGKTYAASLAMALHAEAEIDSAVIRKPNNILAIEYLRAIAAYAPHLVPLPIERCSANYHDTSITSTIASATAVRTAIIKDGLLIPDGKAYQSVPPVCAHQINKLISAGRAPVTLDAFSNIILAKLRTMRPSELADLPDVTEGLHNKISDAALKAATASELLSIIKSKRYTVTRLQRILVHALLGTTKTKLAHFDQTGPLYARILAFNQNGRLLLKAINKRSTVPIITKFSQHLTSKERYQENLPLLKDMLSYDVAATDVYVLGSPNCQWRIGGLDYQTSPLYIAD